AGGAGCAACAAACAAGTTTGATAATACCAATGGATGTATGGCCTCCAGATATGCTTGTTTACCAATTTGGTTCCATATGTCCAGCACAAATGAGCCTTGAAGAAAAGAGACCTTCAAATGTGAATACGTGGTAGCCTGGAGTGTGAACAGGCATTAGGCACCAAATGTAtgtgaagaaggaagaaaataaacaattgcataaaaaggggaaattgaaatgtcatcaatgaaagcCACAAGTCAATATAAAATTCAATACTAGCCTGTAAGATCTTCTGAATAATAGGCAAAACAAGTTTCTTTATAGCCTCTGgatttaagcacttcaaaaaCTCATTGAGTAGGATGTAAGCGAATTCAGCTTCAGTATCTGACAAGGTGGTCTTTACAAGCGGTAAGCAGTAGGAAGCACACATTTCAGCTGCAAATGATCCCATAGCTTTTAATGCTCCTTGTTTTGCAAAAGTTGCGGCATAACGAAGGCGTGACTCGTCTTTTGCTAGAAGTTGAAGTGAAGCAAGAAACAAGTATGATGACCTGACTGTGGCTGGGAAGAATGGAGAATCCAAAAGACATTTCACTGAAGGTCTCCTAATTATTGTAACAAAAACAAATTTTAGATAATTTCGAATATAGGAGGTAATATTTCAGATAATTTCGAACATAGGAGGCCTGAGTGCTCAAAATTGTCCAATTCCAGCTTTTTGCCCAAAAAAATTGGTCTGTAAATTCCTTCAATTTTTAACTGGAATAAAACTGCAGTCCTTCAGGTAAAATTCTCTCTTCCtactctccccccccccccccccccaacccccaaaaaacaaaaacaaagtttGTTTGCTACTTTATACGTAAGATGTACCTTTTACATGCATACATAAGTAAATGTTCATTTTTGTAACTGACTATTACATTTTACAAATTAGTAGGAACAGTTCCTTAAGATTGAAGGTATTTAACTCCTGTAGGTACCAATAAGCTGTTTGTTTAGCTTGATCAAAGCATGCAATTGTTATTGTTGACAATACTTTCATGAAAAACATGAAAACCTCAAAAACTCGAAAATATATAATAGTTCCCTCTTTTCTTCATGCATGTTGTGAAAAATTGGTGAAAAGGGAATTGGATTTTCTACCTCTTCCAGTCCTTCTCAATGCATGACTTGACTACTAACTGTATCTGAGGAGGGAGCTCTTGCACCAATCTAGGTAATATGCCACTCTCCAAGTGTGTCACCATTGTGGTAGGATCAAAAAGGGGCCTGTTTAAGTAAATTTCTGCTAAGATGCAGCCAACTCCAAAGATATCACTTGCAATATCTTGAGAGTAAATATCTGAATAAGAAAACCTCTGTGCCCAAAGCAACAGTTCTTGATAACTAACAGTGTCATCATCCACTTCAATGTTTTCAATGAGAAAGTTAATATCAGCAACTGATCTCAACCCATAGTTGGTACAGCTGGCAAGTTTTGACTTAACTGAATTCTCACTCTGATGCTCTTTCTTCGAGGAGTTATCCTTCAAATGGTCATCCGAATGGAAGTTGTAAATTGGACTTAAATGCTGCGCATGCTCACAGAATGTGGCTGTTTCTTCCAATTCACCCAAGGAGATGGTTTCAACAGATTGCTCGCCTGCAGTGTCACTCACTGGGTAATGATTCCCAGACGACTCTTTGTTCCTCTTAAAAGTGGACTTGGTCAATAACCGACGAGCAGGGTGTGGTTTATAGAAAAGTTGACGACGTCCTGCTGACCTTAATACTGTTGGCGATGCTGGGGGAAGCATGACATTTTTGGCATCAAGCGCTGCCTGACCTGACATTTTATAACCAAAGGTGATGTCAATCCAATGATGAATAGAGGATGAAACAAGATTGCTTTCCAAGGCATCCCTATGCAGCTTAATAAACTCTTCAGGAGTACTAGCCCATGATGGTACTGTCAAATCAGACATGCCAGCATGTAGAGAATAAAATATCCGTGGATCACAATAGAATTCTGGGATGCATTCATCAGGGGTCCATTGGTAGAGTCTCTGCATTGTAGAAGGATATTCATTTGGTTCATAAACTGAACGAACAGCCATTTTCAAAACATTCAGAGGTAATCGTCTTGCCTTGTAACTGCAGACAGCAAGTTCAGAAAGGCATTCATCTGATACATGATGTGGGATTTCAGATGTTGAATATGTAAAGTCCAACTGTTCATCACCTTTTGCCAGCCGCCATTTGCTCTTGCTTAAGTCTCGCCATCCAGCTCCATCATTTTCATCAGGTTTTACACTAAAATCAATAACCCATGGCACAACTGTGTGGAATGCATGATCACCCCACCTTCTCCCAGCTATCTTATTTAAGACCAGAAGATACTCAAAATTACTCAAGTCCCCATTGTACCAACGGTAGAAACTAGAACACAAGTCCACAGGTTGAGAAAGTTTTAAATCTGCGAAGAGTCCTCCAGAAGAGCAGGCCTTATTTGAGCAACTTCTACTTAAAGGACAGAATATGTCTACATTTGAGTTTGAAGCAGAGCTTAGTACTAATTTATCACCAACTGGCAGCCAACACCAGCATGTATCAGTCAACATTATACTCGACGGGCACACATTACCATAGGCAATTCCTAAACCATGCATGTAAGACAATCCAGAAAGTATTTGGTATATTAGAAATCTAGCATGCCAATCGCACTTTAAAGCACCAGGACTGTAATGAAGAATGTTTTCCAAGGTATAGGGAGTTTTAGGAAGAACAAAATTGATTTGACTGGATGTTTTCAGCATTCCCAAGATTGGAGCTATATTTGGATGCCTTATGCAGCCAGGAAAGTTAATATCATCGAATCCTGGCACCCCAAGTAAATTAAGAAAGTTAATGGCTTCTTGCCCAGTGGCTTTTCCCTCTATCAAGAGAATAAGAGAGTGTAAGACATGATCTTCCACAGATCCAGACAAGAAGTCTGAAGCAATCTCTTCAAACAAAGCATAGGAACAAACACCAACCCGAGCAATGGGAGCCAAGGAAGTGATGGTCCTAGTGCAAGAATACCAACCAGAAAAGTTGCAGGTCGAACTCCGACACCCTAATCCATGTAGGTGTGTACTTGTTCCAGCATTTGACAAATGCCGACATTCAGTCGATTGAATTTCTAGTGTAATAGTTTTATCAGTAGGAATTCCAGGTTTGAACTCTGGCTGAAGTTCATGAACAACTCCAGAAACAGAATCTTCAGCGATGCTATCTTTAAGATAATCCAGACAGCACTCGTCACTGCAGAGAGATACAAAGTCTGCTGACGGCCTTATCGTTATAAAATTTTAAAGAGGGCAAGTGTTAAACCATTTCTTCAACATCTAAGGTTCAAATTATCTCATATGTGAACCAGGATATATTTGCTATCATTAAGTTATGACGCCAAAGcatcatccttttttttttctattttcaaattattttcctTTGGCACTTATTCCCCAAGAAAAAACAATTAAAGTTAAGGAAAAAATTGGCAAGAAAGGCATTATAAGCACGGAATTGGCAAGAAATGAGATGGCAAGGCAAGTTGTAAAATACAAGCACATTTAGAGAGGACGAAGATTGATGTGGAATTAGTGGAGTAGCAATGATGGTAAAAATTAGGAGGCATGAAATAGTAGACAAATTACATGTATTGGGTGAAGCAATGATGCTGGCGTGATCGTCTCTTATAGTAGTTGATTATAAATTCAGGAGGTGATGCAGAGGCCGACGCAGCCTCTCCTTCTCCATTCCAACCGGATAGCTGCTGGATTCGGGATTTATTgagtagtagtagtaattgAATACAAGCAAGCAATAGAAGAAGAAGCATAAGGAAGCCAAACTAGCCCAGTAAGTGTATGATTGAAAAACagtcaaaaaaagaaaggaaaaaagaacctgAACGACGGCGGAGGAGGCAAAAGGCAAGGGAGAATAATGGGGGGACAGCCCATAAACAAAGTTGAGCTTTTGATTGTAGTCGGCTTTGATTCGTCGTTCAAGGCACTCCATGcaccatctttcttcttcttcttcttcttcgccTACCTTATTGTCCATCATCCCTCTCTGCTTCTGCTGCTGCCCTTAGCTGATTCAACTGATTCCGGCAGAGCAAACCCAAAAAaggaatctttttttttcaagttattGTTTTGATACTACAACTAGTAGCCAGTAAGTAAGAATTGGGTTGCTTCGCTAAATCGCATCCATCATCATCTCCGTCTGTCTTTGATGCACTACTCATTGCCACTAGCCATGTcctttgcttttttttctttctgttttaCTATTAAAACAAACAGAGAGTATACCataacatcttttttttttattttaagtttaCCCGAAAAAAGATGCCGCGTATAGACAGATACCACATCTCTTCTCAGCCCAAGAAATCGTGAAAGGAAGAAACAAATGGTTGGAATTGGCAgccacgatttttttttttttttttttttttgggttatctCCTCTGTTTCTCTCAATTTCGAATTTTgattggagttttttttttttaatacaactGATTATTTGGGcactaaaaaaaaactaaaaatggtAGCACCACAAAACAGTCGCACGTCCTAAATTTAGGAAATGGAGCGGGTACAGTATAACAAACATAACTGTAGTTGCAATATATTACCAGTGCCACTTGATAaactgaagaagaaagaaaacccagGAAATGAGAACGAAGAAGCCGATGACGAAGATGATGGGGAATGCAACTTGTGGGACGAAGATGCCGACCAACAGCCACCCTACAACTACAACTGCTGCTTACGGAGAGAGCTGGTACTGGGACAAGCGTTACGCTTCTTCTAGCTCTGGATCAGGATCAGAATCAGAAGCCTCCTTTGATTGGTACCAGAAATACCCATCTCTAGCCCCGCTCCTCCACCTCTACATTCCCCGCCACCACCGCGTTCTCGTCGTTGGCTGTGGCAACTCTGGTTGGTAACCCCCTCcctccaccccccccccccccattcCCCCAATAACAACCCAACCCATCATCAATTCTACTCTTTAACTTCTTACTTGTCTCCGCTGTTTCATTATTACACAATCCTTTATCCATCCAAGACATAAACAAGCGTATACATATTGTTTTTGGTTGATCTAAAGGGATgtcttttaagttttaacccGACGAGcccacaaaagaaaaggaaaaaaatatttatgtatttaaaaaacacacacacacacacccacaCACATGGGTTGATTTTGATCAGTTTGTGAATCAcgtcatttcttcttctttttaaaaGCTACATCAAACCAATCTTGATAAAGATGATGCCGTTATTGCCCAATTAGTTATTACTAAAAGTACCTTGTCAGTTTTCTTTAAAAAGGATAGTGCAGTTGTTACCGTTTCAATCGCCAAAGGTCTTGTGACTCTAATTTTGATATTTGCAGCATTTAGCGAAGGCATGGTTAATGACGGCTATGCTCAAGTTTTCAACATTGATATATCATCAGTTGTGATTGCGGCAATGCAAAGGAAGTACTCCTCTTGTTCTCAACTGAAATGTAAGTTTTCAGTACTTGTGTTACTTGACCAAAAATTAGATAGTGTTTGGCTTTGAAGTTTCTGTTACTCTGTTTTTCTCTACAACCCAAAAGATAAATTAAAGCTAAAAGCtttccaaattaagaaaaaGTGCACCATATGCCACAAGCCCCAGAACAAGCTCATGCATGGACTGAGAAGCGTAGAAGAAACAGGATATTGCGCTGTGATCAACAGCAGGTGTTTGGTGACTTGTCCTTTGATACTTCatggtttagttttttttttaatattaccaGCCGTTTCCATGGCTTCTAACCAGATATGAAGATGGATGTGAGAGATATGAACGCCTTCGAAGCAGGTTCCTTTGATGCAGTTGTTGATAAAGGTGCACCTTTGTTATTCCTAGGATTGTATATTTTGTTATAACATTTTAAAGCCTGTACTTATGTTATTCGATATGGACTTCCAGGAACTTTGGACTCTATCTTGGTGAGTGCTTTCTGAAGCAATACGAATCTGTAACAGAGATGATTACTCATGTCAAATAAATGTCTGCAGTGCGGGAACAATTCACAAGAAAATGCTGCTAAGATGCTCCAGGAGGTTGGCAGGTAAGGTGATTGATCATAAATATTCTGCATCATCGTACATTTTGGCGTTTcatgttttcttttccatcttGAACTGTTCTTACATTTAAGCAGTTGATAACAAACTATATAGGGTCCTGAAGGATAGAGGCATATACCTCCTGGTAACTATAACTTTTTTCTACTTTATGCTGTACTGCTTTATCTTGACTACTATTTTAAGTCTTGCAGTATAGTAAATTTAAAAGTATCTAATCTTTTCTCTGCACACTTAATGGAATTTCGTTATATTTCAGATTACATATGGAGCACCAAATTATCGACTACACTTATTGAGAAACTCATGCTCATGGACAATCAAACTACACGTGATAGGTTGTCCACTTTCCTTTTTATATGTTCTTTTGACATGATACAATTGTTAAAAAGCATTCAGCTTCCTATGCAGCATTTTGAAGTAACAACATCCTGGTTTTGCTGCTTAGTTGTTAATCTGAAGTCAATAATGACTGTAGTTATTAGTTATTACCTCAACAAATTAATCAGCACGTACGAAATCTGAAATAATCATAGTATATGGGTAAGCATTACTATgggtttgtgattttgaatcaCTTCTCCATCGCGCCCTCTGTTTCCTGCTgtgtaaaaaagaaaatgaaaatgacaaaAACGAAAGAGAAAAAGTGGACAATATGTCATAGAACATACTACATAGATTCTGTACAGC
This Coffea arabica cultivar ET-39 chromosome 3e, Coffea Arabica ET-39 HiFi, whole genome shotgun sequence DNA region includes the following protein-coding sequences:
- the LOC113738001 gene encoding protein GFS12-like isoform X2, producing the protein MGCPPIILPCLLPPPPSFSDECCLDYLKDSIAEDSVSGVVHELQPEFKPGIPTDKTITLEIQSTECRHLSNAGTSTHLHGLGCRSSTCNFSGWYSCTRTITSLAPIARVGVCSYALFEEIASDFLSGSVEDHVLHSLILLIEGKATGQEAINFLNLLGVPGFDDINFPGCIRHPNIAPILGMLKTSSQINFVLPKTPYTLENILHYSPGALKCDWHARFLIYQILSGLSYMHGLGIAYGNVCPSSIMLTDTCWCWLPVGDKLVLSSASNSNVDIFCPLSRSCSNKACSSGGLFADLKLSQPVDLCSSFYRWYNGDLSNFEYLLVLNKIAGRRWGDHAFHTVVPWVIDFSVKPDENDGAGWRDLSKSKWRLAKGDEQLDFTYSTSEIPHHVSDECLSELAVCSYKARRLPLNVLKMAVRSVYEPNEYPSTMQRLYQWTPDECIPEFYCDPRIFYSLHAGMSDLTVPSWASTPEEFIKLHRDALESNLVSSSIHHWIDITFGYKMSGQAALDAKNVMLPPASPTVLRSAGRRQLFYKPHPARRLLTKSTFKRNKESSGNHYPVSDTAGEQSVETISLGELEETATFCEHAQHLSPIYNFHSDDHLKDNSSKKEHQSENSVKSKLASCTNYGLRSVADINFLIENIEVDDDTVSYQELLLWAQRFSYSDIYSQDIASDIFGVGCILAEIYLNRPLFDPTTMVTHLESGILPRLVQELPPQIQLVVKSCIEKDWKRRPSVKCLLDSPFFPATVRSSYLFLASLQLLAKDESRLRYAATFAKQGALKAMGSFAAEMCASYCLPLVKTTLSDTEAEFAYILLNEFLKCLNPEAIKKLVLPIIQKILQATTYSHLKVSFLQGSFVLDIWNQIGKQAYLEAIHPLVLSNLFVAPNKSSAAAASVLLVGSCEELGVPITVHQTIIPLIHCLGKGLSDDGIDAVVRIGCLFGENFIIKQILPLIRNLVRSCLSYSSASKPELIHSSSTSALINCLMILDGLVANLSREMVVKELIEDGSCPYIKILMQTNVGIPVLQVAASKLVAACEQIGLEFTELHVLPKLKELFDELAFSRENPSISGISGGTIRGPRITIDEQECIGNRMDLVFLLYPSFASILGIEKLRQCCTTWLLLEQFLLRHYNWKWEYTGESSQSSLETTNARRSSFSKRTTPDHVPAKMLLNGVGWSIPQSQRKRGAKHLISTKHSSEHYQTSDARHIASSHVEEHNPWYWFPSSASGWEGLDFIGRSGGPKDEIPWKIRASVIHSVRAHHGALRSLAVCQDECTVFTAGVGPGFKGTVQKWELARFDCVSGYYGHEEAVNDICVLTSLGRVASCDGTVHVWNGQTGKLISVFSEFSTHSVHPASPSSTSSKIDTDEANVLHYNASSTGILNNAFDGSFYTCMHYSQSTDMLIVGAGNGSLRFIDINRGQKLYLWRSNNSESSFPSLVSSICSCACAKPRAEGPDAFPSWIAAGLSSGHCVLFDSRSGKIIASWQAHEGYVTKLAAPNDHLLVSSSLDRTLRIWDLRRSWTSEPISFKGHTDGVSGFSLWGQDVISISRNKIGLSSLTGSADEDGERLVTPQYLYTADRESRNMSVLSSISILPFSRLFLVGTEDGYLKICA
- the LOC113738001 gene encoding protein GFS12-like isoform X1 is translated as MMDNKVGEEEEEEERWCMECLERRIKADYNQKLNFVYGLSPHYSPLPFASSAVVQLSGWNGEGEAASASASPPEFIINYYKRRSRQHHCFTQYIDECCLDYLKDSIAEDSVSGVVHELQPEFKPGIPTDKTITLEIQSTECRHLSNAGTSTHLHGLGCRSSTCNFSGWYSCTRTITSLAPIARVGVCSYALFEEIASDFLSGSVEDHVLHSLILLIEGKATGQEAINFLNLLGVPGFDDINFPGCIRHPNIAPILGMLKTSSQINFVLPKTPYTLENILHYSPGALKCDWHARFLIYQILSGLSYMHGLGIAYGNVCPSSIMLTDTCWCWLPVGDKLVLSSASNSNVDIFCPLSRSCSNKACSSGGLFADLKLSQPVDLCSSFYRWYNGDLSNFEYLLVLNKIAGRRWGDHAFHTVVPWVIDFSVKPDENDGAGWRDLSKSKWRLAKGDEQLDFTYSTSEIPHHVSDECLSELAVCSYKARRLPLNVLKMAVRSVYEPNEYPSTMQRLYQWTPDECIPEFYCDPRIFYSLHAGMSDLTVPSWASTPEEFIKLHRDALESNLVSSSIHHWIDITFGYKMSGQAALDAKNVMLPPASPTVLRSAGRRQLFYKPHPARRLLTKSTFKRNKESSGNHYPVSDTAGEQSVETISLGELEETATFCEHAQHLSPIYNFHSDDHLKDNSSKKEHQSENSVKSKLASCTNYGLRSVADINFLIENIEVDDDTVSYQELLLWAQRFSYSDIYSQDIASDIFGVGCILAEIYLNRPLFDPTTMVTHLESGILPRLVQELPPQIQLVVKSCIEKDWKRRPSVKCLLDSPFFPATVRSSYLFLASLQLLAKDESRLRYAATFAKQGALKAMGSFAAEMCASYCLPLVKTTLSDTEAEFAYILLNEFLKCLNPEAIKKLVLPIIQKILQATTYSHLKVSFLQGSFVLDIWNQIGKQAYLEAIHPLVLSNLFVAPNKSSAAAASVLLVGSCEELGVPITVHQTIIPLIHCLGKGLSDDGIDAVVRIGCLFGENFIIKQILPLIRNLVRSCLSYSSASKPELIHSSSTSALINCLMILDGLVANLSREMVVKELIEDGSCPYIKILMQTNVGIPVLQVAASKLVAACEQIGLEFTELHVLPKLKELFDELAFSRENPSISGISGGTIRGPRITIDEQECIGNRMDLVFLLYPSFASILGIEKLRQCCTTWLLLEQFLLRHYNWKWEYTGESSQSSLETTNARRSSFSKRTTPDHVPAKMLLNGVGWSIPQSQRKRGAKHLISTKHSSEHYQTSDARHIASSHVEEHNPWYWFPSSASGWEGLDFIGRSGGPKDEIPWKIRASVIHSVRAHHGALRSLAVCQDECTVFTAGVGPGFKGTVQKWELARFDCVSGYYGHEEAVNDICVLTSLGRVASCDGTVHVWNGQTGKLISVFSEFSTHSVHPASPSSTSSKIDTDEANVLHYNASSTGILNNAFDGSFYTCMHYSQSTDMLIVGAGNGSLRFIDINRGQKLYLWRSNNSESSFPSLVSSICSCACAKPRAEGPDAFPSWIAAGLSSGHCVLFDSRSGKIIASWQAHEGYVTKLAAPNDHLLVSSSLDRTLRIWDLRRSWTSEPISFKGHTDGVSGFSLWGQDVISISRNKIGLSSLTGSADEDGERLVTPQYLYTADRESRNMSVLSSISILPFSRLFLVGTEDGYLKICA
- the LOC113738006 gene encoding uncharacterized protein isoform X1, producing the protein MRTKKPMTKMMGNATCGTKMPTNSHPTTTTAAYGESWYWDKRYASSSSGSGSESEASFDWYQKYPSLAPLLHLYIPRHHRVLVVGCGNSAFSEGMVNDGYAQVFNIDISSVVIAAMQRKYSSCSQLKYMKMDVRDMNAFEAGSFDAVVDKGTLDSILCGNNSQENAAKMLQEVGRVLKDRGIYLLITYGAPNYRLHLLRNSCSWTIKLHVIAGKLLSEETSQCQAWDLTFPVPLDDDGISTEAVLGKNPDVHYIYVCIKDKKHESTI
- the LOC113738006 gene encoding uncharacterized protein isoform X2, with product MRTKKPMTKMMGNATCGTKMPTNSHPTTTTAAYGESWYWDKRYASSSSGSGSESEASFDWYQKYPSLAPLLHLYIPRHHRVLVVGCGNSAFSEGMVNDGYAQVFNIDISSVVIAAMQRKYSSCSQLKYMKMDVRDMNAFEAGSFDAVVDKGTLDSILCGNNSQENAAKMLQEVGRVLKDRGIYLLITYGAPNYRLHLLRNSCSWTIKLHVIGKLLSEETSQCQAWDLTFPVPLDDDGISTEAVLGKNPDVHYIYVCIKDKKHESTI